Genomic segment of Catenibacterium mitsuokai:
ATCCACTTCACCAAGAGATAAACCACGACATAAGATAGTAAGTGACTGTGTCCCTGCATTACCACCCATTCCAGTTACAATGGACATAACTGAAGATAAAGAGACAACCTTGGCGATTGTAGACTCAAAGTTTGCGACAACTGCAGCAGCCATAACTGCTGTAAATAAGTTGACAATAAGCCAAGGAATACGGCTCTTTGCAGATTCTAATACTGTAGAATCTACACGTTCTTCACCACTCATACCAGCCATTAAGTTGATATCTTCTGTTGTTTCTTCTTCCATGACATCCATAACATCATCAATTTCAATCACACCAAGCATACGATACTCTGAATCAACAACTGGCATCATATAGAAGCCATATTTCATAAACTTCTTAGCCACTTCTTCCTGGTCCATATTAACATCCACTGTCTTTACATTAGGATTCACAATATCCATGATTGGTGTATCGAAAGGAGAAGAGACAATATCTCTTAATGAAATAACACCTTTCAATACCTTCTTTTTATCTAAAACATATAAATAATACGTTGTATCTTCTTCAACCTGAGTCTGTAAATATTCTAAAGTCTTTAATACTGTATTATTGGCTTTAATAGAGATAAACTCTGTTGTCATAATACCACCAGCAGTGCTTGGATCATATTTCAACAGGCTCTCAATATGTGTCTTATCCTCTATGTCTAATTTAGATAATACATCTGCACGTTCTTCTGGATCATCTAGTTCACCAATCAAATCGGCTAATTCATCATCACTCATCTCATCTAAGATAGCGCTCTGACGATCTTTTAGGAATGTTTTAAGGATTTCATACTGTTCATCCTCATCCTCTTCTTCCTCAATAACATCCGCAATAATATCATTTGGGAGTTTAGAAAGAATATTATTTAACTGACTATGATGATCCTGTAATACATCAAGAATATCCGCGGGGTGAATATCATCTATCGCTTCCTGAATCTGTTCTGAAGTCCCATTTATTAAGAGACTCGTAAGATGTTCTTTTGTCATCTTATCCATGTTATTCACCCTCCTTGTATACATAAAAGTCCTTTGCCATTTTATCATTTTTTATGTTAAATCTAAAGCCTTATGATGTAAAAACTATTACAAAAAAAGTCATCGTTTAGATGACTTTCATAGCGCCCTGCTGTCTGATATGAGTCACATAGCAACAATGTTTACCCATATACTTTTCTATTTCATTCTTATACTTTCTTGCATAATCATTTTCAACAAATACCTGGATAGTACCTTCAAAACCAGGACCATGTACTCTTACTACACCCTTATCTTTAAGAATCTTTTCACTCATACAAATTGCGAGAGAAATATTCTGATGAGAAGGATCTTTTGAAGAATAAACATTCTGTAAATATTCAAATGAACTATTACCTGAACGTCTGATTTGAATCTTGAATTCAGTAAAGTTACCATCTCTTAATGCCTTTAATTCCTTATTTACACGCTTTTCTTCACTATAGAAATGCATAGCACGTAAAATGGCTCTATCTGAACATACTTTACGCATTGGAATGATATGATCATAGAATTCATTTTCATCTACTTCTCTTAAGAATTCTTTACCAAAATATTTGGCTACTGATCTCATTTCTTCAATGATAGCACGATATTCTTTCGTTAAGTTAGCTGGTACATCTTTAGTATCTACAATACATAAAGAATGATTGAACTGTTCAAACTTGATTGTCTGTTTCTTAATAAGTGGTTTCTTAGGATCCTTGAAATCAATCTTAATTAAGCCACCAATCGCACAAGCTGCCTGGTCCATTAATCCACATGGCTTACCAAAATAGATATTTTCAGCATACTGTGCAATCTGTGCAATAATTAATGAGCTAATTGAACCACTATTGTATAAACCATTAAGAATAGTGGCAAGAAGAACTTCTATTGCAGCACTTGATGACATACCTGAATAAAGTGGTACTTCACTTGTAATATAAGCTTTAAAACCGCCTACTTCATAACCTAGTTTCTGGAACTGAGACACAATGCCTTTAATTAAAGATTCAGTTGTACCCTGTTCATCAAAGGCTAACCTTAATCCTGTTTTACTAATTGTAATAGGACGAATATCTGGGAATCCTTCAGACACAAGTCTTACAACGTTGTCATCTGTAGGTGTAACAACCGCAATAATATCACGGTTAACAGCACATGCAAGCATCTTACCATGCTGATGATCTGTATGCATACCACAGATTTCACTACGTCCTGGTGCACTATAGATTTCTACTTCTTCATCACCATATAATTCAATGAATTTTTTTAAAGCAGTGACATAACGATTCTTCTGCTTTGTAAGTCTGGCATCTTCTGTATAAAGATCCTTGATGAGTGCTTTGTATTCCCCTTTGTTAAATCCTGTAATAATCTTACTTGCTTTTTTCACTTAAATCACCTCGAATATATATATGAAATTATTGATAGTTATCTATTAAGATTTTAACATTTCTTACTATAGTTGTACACTTCTAGACAAATGAATATTCGAAATTAATCACACAATAGTATGTTGTATTCATTTCTTTAACCTTAGAAGTAATTAATTTATTAAGTTCCTTCTTACTATACTTATCATCCTTCATTAATACATCAAAGACAAGATTAGTATGTGTAGGACCTCTCACTATTCTAAAGTCATGGATAGAAAGTGATGAATCGATAGATTCTACAATGCGAGTCACTTTATCTCTTAATTCATTTGTGAGTGTATCATGGATGTCAATAGGATCCATATGAATTGTAGTAAGGATATGAAATTTCTCCATCATTGCACGTTCAATATTATCTATTTCATCATGCGTTGTCATCATATCAATAGAAGCATCTACTTCACAATGAACAGTTAAATAACGACGTCCTGGGCCATAGTCATGCATCATTAAATCATGAATACCCATAACACAGTCATAACTCATCAAATAGTCTTCTATTTCTTTAATTGTTTCTGGATCTGGTTTAATACCAAGAAGTGGATCAATGGTTGATTTTGCGATAGATATACCAGAAATGA
This window contains:
- a CDS encoding galactokinase — translated: MKKASKIITGFNKGEYKALIKDLYTEDARLTKQKNRYVTALKKFIELYGDEEVEIYSAPGRSEICGMHTDHQHGKMLACAVNRDIIAVVTPTDDNVVRLVSEGFPDIRPITISKTGLRLAFDEQGTTESLIKGIVSQFQKLGYEVGGFKAYITSEVPLYSGMSSSAAIEVLLATILNGLYNSGSISSLIIAQIAQYAENIYFGKPCGLMDQAACAIGGLIKIDFKDPKKPLIKKQTIKFEQFNHSLCIVDTKDVPANLTKEYRAIIEEMRSVAKYFGKEFLREVDENEFYDHIIPMRKVCSDRAILRAMHFYSEEKRVNKELKALRDGNFTEFKIQIRRSGNSSFEYLQNVYSSKDPSHQNISLAICMSEKILKDKGVVRVHGPGFEGTIQVFVENDYARKYKNEIEKYMGKHCCYVTHIRQQGAMKVI
- the mgtE gene encoding magnesium transporter; this translates as MDKMTKEHLTSLLINGTSEQIQEAIDDIHPADILDVLQDHHSQLNNILSKLPNDIIADVIEEEEDEDEQYEILKTFLKDRQSAILDEMSDDELADLIGELDDPEERADVLSKLDIEDKTHIESLLKYDPSTAGGIMTTEFISIKANNTVLKTLEYLQTQVEEDTTYYLYVLDKKKVLKGVISLRDIVSSPFDTPIMDIVNPNVKTVDVNMDQEEVAKKFMKYGFYMMPVVDSEYRMLGVIEIDDVMDVMEEETTEDINLMAGMSGEERVDSTVLESAKSRIPWLIVNLFTAVMAAAVVANFESTIAKVVSLSSVMSIVTGMGGNAGTQSLTILCRGLSLGEVDKDNAFQIFCKEITVGLLSGIVIGIIVAIGAWWFASNPWFGLVAGLAMILNMLAANIAGYLVPVILKRLNIDPALASGVFVTTVTDCMGFFFFLGLATLFLPLLI